Part of the Brassica oleracea var. oleracea cultivar TO1000 chromosome C8, BOL, whole genome shotgun sequence genome is shown below.
ACTAGAGCCATAATTTAGTTTTTATCTTATGGGCTATTAAATAACTGGCTCTTTAGCATTCATGTATTACTTGCATGTGGCACCTCTTTTGTTGTCTCAATTCTTTAAGAAACCCATAGTCTGTAAATACAACAAAAGTATTTGGTTTTGAATACATTTAAATTCTAATTTTCTCAAAGTATTTGGTTTTGAATACATTTAAATTCTAATTTTCTCAAATTAAAAATTTATAGTAGCAGGACCATTTTCACTATTTTTGATGATCTTAATCAAAGCAATTTTTAAATATATTTACAGATATTTTGAAGGAAACAATAAAATAAATGCAAGTGTTCTACCAAATTACATATGATCTCTATGAGAAGCATAAAACTATGAAACAGAGAAACAAACTTGCGTTTTAACTTATAAATAAAAGTATTAATAAAGAATTGTAAGAAACCCCTATTATTTAACAGGTTAAAGCAGAAATAAATACGAAAATGTAGAAAGAGTTAAACACATGTCTATTAAATAACCAGACTTAACTCCTGGGTAGGGAATATAATCTATGACAGGCCATCTCCGGAATAGTCATACAAACGAATTCACAACCGTGGTGAGCAGAACAATGTGATTTAATGTTTCCACCGGATAAAAATGTATTTTCACAAAACAAATTACGAAAATGTAGTATAGAATCTCCTGATTAAATAAAATTTGTATCCATGATAAAAAAAAAAATTGGTATCCATTTTTATCTTATTTTTTGTATGATTGTGTCAATTAAATAAATCACACATTTAATTTGTGTATCTTATTAGTTCCTCCATTCTCCCATAAAAAAATAAACAGCTAAAATTCTGTTAAGAAATATGTTTTAAAAATTAAGAAACCCATAGTCTTGAATAGAGAGATAGATAAATAAATAATATTTTTTTTATTAATTTAGAATATCCCAAATTTGTGGAAAAGACCAAACTAATCTCCAAAATAAGGTGTAACCTATGATATATTTTTTTCTCCATGTATCATAATGAGCTAAAATCAAATATTCATATTCATATGGGTATCTAGGACAAAATGGCTTAATTTCACGTAATAGATAGATCGATTCTCAAACGTGTTACCGTCCAAAATCTATCTCGTTATCGACCACAAAGTCCCGGACAAACTTATAAATCTTTTCATTCAAGCAAGAGTTACAAACTTTTATCTTATCTATGCATGCTACCTTTCTCATTTCTTTTAGATCAACTTTTTCTAATAGCATATATATATTAATAAATTTATCCAGAGCAAGTTCTCTGCTACGTTTATTAAATGCGTATTTAGATGATAAAAGGTAAATGCATGTTACATTCTTTATATAGCTTTATACTAATACTTTTTGAACTCAGTATATACTTTGGCTTATGAAAATGAAACTGACGCATATAATTTTTTTGATACAGAATTGTCACACGGGATGAAAAATTGCCGCAATAAATCAAAATGATTTTAGTTTAGATGGGAGTATTCAAATGAAATTCCGATTCTGAATTGATATATATATATATATATATATAATTTAACTTACTTCCTAAGTTAGCAACTTTTAAAATATTAAAGAGAAAAGCGAACATAACTTTCCAAACATTATTGAGCATGTTCTGATTCTTCAGTAACCATATTAAACAGATGGCATAGTCACTTTAATTACACAACAAAAACATCTTATCTATTCATATTCTATTTTACAAATCTTTTTAATATTTATTCTTTCACTTGTAATTGTACTCTTTGTTGGTCACTAAATTTAACATTTAAACAAACATATATTTTATTTTATCTATTAACGCTTATGTATATTATATCTTGTACAAGCAGATATGCTAAATGCTAATTGTGTACGCCAGTCCAAGTCTCGCCGCATTGCAAACTAAGAAACAAGATTATATATACATTCTTAATTAATATATAACAATTAGTTACTCACATAATATCATTTAATTTGTAAATTTTATGAGTTAAGTCCGAACAGTTACTTGTAATAGTTTAATAAGAAATCGAACGACCATACTGATTTTTCATTACGGAAGTGTAGACACATTTATTAGAATAATTTACATTAATTTAATTTTAATCACTCGGTTCAAAATTATGTCAAGGTTTGAAAACAGAAAAAGAACAACGTGGGATGTCTATATAATCAGAAACAATGGGGTCTTTTCTAGTCGCATTCTGGCATTATCTGAGTCGTGTTTTTCTGTTAGATTGATGTTGAAATGATATATAGATTTAACTAATGACAATTAACTGTTAAGAGTGATTTATAAACGGTTTCAAAAGAGTTTTAAAACAATACAAGAACAATCGTATATTAATGGGACTATTGTAGTTTCACGATCATCTCTCATCAAGTTTAAATAGGACTGGGCATAAAATATAGAACCCAAAATCCAAACTGAAAAATCTAATCCTTATTAGATCCGAAATGTGAACTATCTAAAACATATCCGAAACGGAAGTGTTATTAACCGAAATCAAACGGATAATCTAAAAAATGTAAAATTAATACTCAATATAATATTTGAAACATACATAAATACTTTATCAAATGATCAATTCAATGTTTATTTTGATATGATATATAAAATAAATATAAAAACTTTAATAAGTACTTTAAATATCCAATTACCTATAAATAAGTACTTCATAGTTTGCTATTTGAAATAATATATTGTTTACAAACTATGTTTGTTTTCATGTTTGATTTAAATTTTTTTTTAGTTATTATTTTATCAATTTAATGTGTGTTGGATTATTTTCTATTCCGTTTAACTGTTTTTATTATGTTTTGCTTTTAAATTTTGTCTTTTATTTCGGATTCATCTTAAACCAAATTGATATGATACTAATGATAACAGTTACTTTATAGGTTTTAAGTGTATTACAAATTAGAGCCGTAGAATGAGATCTAAAAAGATGAATCCGAAAATCTAAAAATCCAATATTCTTAATTTGAACCCAAACGCTCGTCGAGCCTAAGGGGTGGTATTGAATTCAGGAATTTGAAAGAATTCACAACTAATAACTTTTACAATATTTTAAATGATTTTATGAGATTTTAATGCAATTGTCTAATTCTTATGTTTATCTTTTGCTATAGAATTTAAATGAATGTAAATAAATTTGATGGAATTCAAATGGTAATACTAACGCTATGAATGATAACGGAAAAATACACAACTAGTAGTTAACTCTTGGAAATTTTTTTACCAAAATAAAACACTTGCGGAAATTTTACTTTTTGTAGATAGATTTTTTTTACTAAAGAAATCTTTTTGAATGAACTAGCCCTGAGCATTCGGGTTGAGTGGAACTGATGACATTTTATCTTATATCAAAGAACTGAAACTTATTATTTTTTCTCGGATATTCGGGTATCGTTCGGTTCCGGTTCCGATTCGGTTATTCAGATATAGAAATATAGAAACCATTCGGGTGTTTGAGGCAGTTTAGTTTTGGTTTCGGGTAATTCGGTTTGGTTCTAGTTCAGTTTTTCGGTTCCGGTTTTGGAAGAGGAGAGACGTGGAGTTGGGCTGGTATAGGTGATATGTCTAACGTAGTGGGTTACCATGAGGTCAAGTTGGTTCTAAAAATAACAAATCCTTTCATAAAAGCAAGGAATTGATCATTTACATTTTACATTACATTTTCCATTAAATTCCTTTCAAATAACATTACTATTAAATCTACCAAATATCGAATAACACTAGAATTTAAATGAATTTGTAAAATACACAATTGAATAACACAAAAATTTGAAAGAATTAATAAAATACACAATTGAATAACACTAGAATTTAATGGAAACCAAAATTCCTTCAAATTCTATCAAATTTCTAAATCCATTCCTCCGCCTAAGTTTAACTTTGGTTGGTAGGTGCCAGCTCAAGCTCTTTAAATAGGCACACATTGCACACATCTAATGTAATCAATTTCAATATTTATTTGTACATGTTTCACAATGAATTACTACACGTTTCGAGCCAAAATAATTGAGCGTGGTATTTATAACCAATTATTTTCCTACCAACATTATTTTGATGTGTACGTTTTTGTAGGAAGATAATAAGATGAATCGTCTGTAAAATTCTTAAAAAGAGTTCTTTCACTAACAAACGAAGAATACCACAAGCAACTGAAACTGGAACACAAGAAAATAAATAAAGAAACTTTGTTGTTATTTTGTAATATTCTAAAAATGTGACAGGTTTTGTTGTTTTCAATTGATCTTTTTACCTCATGTCGACCAGTAACAAAAGGCTCACGAACAAACGATGATTATTAACACAAGCAATTAAAACTCGAACACAATAAAAATAAATAAAGCAGTTATATTCTTATGCTAAATGAATGAAAAATGACGCGTGTCCCACCAATAATCACCACCACTCTCTCTTAAATTCTTAATACACTTCTCTCACTCATTACTCATATATATACGCACTTACGTCCTTTGGAATGTAAAATCACAAAAGAGACTAGAACGAGAACAAAATGGGCTACGAAAGGCTCGGACCGTCGAAACCAAGTGGTTCGGTCGCAACCACCACAGCTCCGTCTCCGAACCTAAGCCAAGTCCCCACGACATCACAATCGGATAATACTAGTCCGATAAGAAAGAAGCTTCTTGTCTCATCACTCGTCGTAGCTTTCGCACTTATCCTCGCCGCCGCAATTTTCGCCGGAGTCCGATCACAAGTCAAATCTTCCCAACAGGTTCCAGGCCTAGCTCGAAAACCAAGCCAAGCAATCTCAAAAGCTTGCGCGTTGACTCGCTTCCCCGAGTTATGCGTTGACTCACTCATGGACTTCCCCGGCTCACTCGCCGCCTCCTCCCCGAGAGATCTGATTCACGTGACGGTGAACATGACGCTCCACCACTTCAGTCAAGCACTCTACTCATCGTCCTCTTTCTCCTTCCTCGACATGCCGCCACGTGTCCGCTCCGCCTACGAGTCTTGTGTCGAGCTGCTAGACGATTCCGTCGACGCGCTCTCACGCGCTCTCTCCTCCGTGGTCTCCGTCTCCGGCGGCCAAACGAAACCGCAAGACGTCATGACATGGCTGAGCTCGGCTCTGACGAACCATGACACGTGTACGGAAGGGTTCGACGGCGTCGGCGACGGCGGAGTGAAGGATCAGATGACTGATGCGCTGAAGAATCTCTCGGAGCTTGTCAGCAACTGTTTGGCCATATTCGCGGCGAGCGGTGACGGCGACGATTTCGCCGGAGTGCCGATACAGAACAGGAGGCTTTTGGAAGTAGGAGGAGGAGGAGACAAGGACAAGAAGTTCCCGAGATGGACCAAGAGAAGAGAGCGGGAACTACTGGAAATGCCGGTGTCTCAGATACAAGCTGATATCATCGTCTCCAAAGACGGCAACGGCACGTGTAAAACTATAGCGGAAGCTATCAAGAAAGCTCCTCAGCGCAGTACTCGCCGGACTATTATCTACGTCAAAGCCGGAAGGTGAATTTACGGTTTTACCCCTCACGCATCTCGTGTTTTTTCTCCATGTTTTTTTTTCAACTGTTACGTCCGTGAATATAACCAAAGTAACCTCTCGGGTTAATCATTGCGTTATATCTCAGTGAATTTTCTGTGTTTTATTTTGGGAAGGTACGAAGAGAAGAACCTCAAGGTCGGTAGGAAAAAAATTAATTTGATGTTCGTTGGAGATGGAAAGGGTAAAACTGTCATCTCAGGAGGGAAGAGTATTTTTGACAACATTACCACTTTCCACACGGCGTCGTTTGGTAAGATTTGTTCCATCCCCTTGTTCCTTTTTACTTACCATACCTTTTTCACTTTTTGGAAATAATAGTACGATAATGATAGATAGTTAATAAGTAAAAGAACGCGTAAATCCAACATTATTATTACAATTAAACAAATTTCAAAGAACTAAACTTAAAAGGTCTTTCTAGCGTCGTAACTAAAATAATTAAAAGATCCTTTTTGTGGTGATTACAGAACAAAGTCTTGCAAAAAGCTCACTGAAGGTCAACATTTATGATTATATAATATATCTCGTTTTCTTATTGATTTAATAATATTGGATGAAATATGTAGTATATTTTTGACCGAATATAAGTGTATAAACAAGTTGGGAAGGAAAAGATGTATTCTAAGGAAAGTTCTTGGAATCAGATACTGTGAGGGGGGCCATAAGCTAGCTGTATGGATTTAGCATTGATAGGTTTAGAGTGTCCGACAGATTCTCTTAAAAGTCAGAGTCGTTTACAAAACTAGTTGTCTTTTACCACTTGTATTTTATCCTTCATATGTATTAGAAAACTCTTATGTATTATGGACCACAAAAGATTAAAGAAAGCTAGTTTTAAGTAAAAGTCGTAAATAGTAAAATTAACTGTTTTCGTTAAATAGTAAAATTAACTTTGATCTGAGCTTTTAATGCTATGTATATCACTGTTTCTGGACTGAATTTTCAATATGATTAGGATCGAGTTCGATTAGGTAACACACTTGCACTGAATCGAACATCCTATGTGGTGCTGCGCTTATCTAACCAAACTCACATGCATAGTGTTGTGGTTTTAATGTGCATTAAATGCATTTTACACTACTCAATTAATAAAACACTACTATACACTACTCAAATCATAAAACATTCTTTGGTAAGACAAGATTTAAATACATTACAGTGATTACACTCATGACTAATCTAATACTCATTTATATATCACACATCCAAGTATGCACGTCACTACATCAGGAAATGCACGTTCCACATATGATAATATGCATATAAATTCATAGAGATATGCACACTTATATTTATACATACACTTCTAGAAGGATAAACACCTTCACATGTACCGTATCTTAAAGTTGGAGGTAGGCCGCTCAATTACTGACCCACATATTTGTATATACATACATGCATGATGGGAGACAGAGAAGAGTTGCATTAATTTATATATATTGTTGGATGTGGGTCATGGCTAATATTGTGGTTGGACGCGTTAGAGACCACTAGTTGCATTAGCATTTCTAGGTAGACATTTCCAAATAGTAGTAGTTAGATAAAAATACAATTTAAGTTTGTCTGACTGCATTTGCTGCATATATATCTAGACATTAAACACTTAATGATGATGAGTAAACTTAATTACGTTGGTTTCTTACGGGTTATTAAAATTACAGAGTTATTAAACATAAAATATTTGCTTGTTTGTTATTTTTAGCCGCAACGGGAGCTGGGTTTATTGCAAGGGACATTACATTTCAAAATTGGGCTGGTCCAGAAAAGCACCAAGCGGTGGCCCTTCGCGTTGGAGCTGACCATGCGGTGATCTACCGGTGCAGTATAATCGGTTACCAAGACACACTTTATGTCCATTCAAACCGTCAGTTCTTCCGCGAATGCGATATCTACGGCACAGTTGATTTCATCTTCGGTAATGCAGCCGTAGTACTACAAAACTGTAGCATCTATGCACGCAAACCTATGGCTCTTCAGAAAAATA
Proteins encoded:
- the LOC106311775 gene encoding probable pectinesterase/pectinesterase inhibitor 34, which translates into the protein MGYERLGPSKPSGSVATTTAPSPNLSQVPTTSQSDNTSPIRKKLLVSSLVVAFALILAAAIFAGVRSQVKSSQQVPGLARKPSQAISKACALTRFPELCVDSLMDFPGSLAASSPRDLIHVTVNMTLHHFSQALYSSSSFSFLDMPPRVRSAYESCVELLDDSVDALSRALSSVVSVSGGQTKPQDVMTWLSSALTNHDTCTEGFDGVGDGGVKDQMTDALKNLSELVSNCLAIFAASGDGDDFAGVPIQNRRLLEVGGGGDKDKKFPRWTKRRERELLEMPVSQIQADIIVSKDGNGTCKTIAEAIKKAPQRSTRRTIIYVKAGRYEEKNLKVGRKKINLMFVGDGKGKTVISGGKSIFDNITTFHTASFAATGAGFIARDITFQNWAGPEKHQAVALRVGADHAVIYRCSIIGYQDTLYVHSNRQFFRECDIYGTVDFIFGNAAVVLQNCSIYARKPMALQKNTITAQNRKDPNQNTGISIHASRVLATPDLQATNGTTQTYLGRPWKLYSRTVYMLSYIGNHVHTRGWLEWNTTFALDTLYYGEYLNTGPGSNISQRVNWPGYRVINSTAEANRFTVSEFIYGSSWLPSTGVSFLAGLNL